Below is a window of Nicotiana tabacum cultivar K326 chromosome 19, ASM71507v2, whole genome shotgun sequence DNA.
taaGTGATTTCTCGaaatcaaaataagagtagcacgtaggcttagaagtcgagtgagtgcttgctcgaactcgaagtaacatagcccgtaggcttaatggttgagtgagtgatttctcaaactcaaaataagagtagcccgtaggcttagtagtcgagtgagtgactcgaactcgaagtaacgtagcccgtaggcttaatggttgagtgagtgaatgctcgaactcaaaataagagtagccggtaggcttagtagtcgagtgagtgattcgaactcgaagtaacgtaTCCCGTAagcttaatgattgagtgagtgaattctcgaactcaaaataagagtagctcgtaggcttagtagtcaagtgagtgctGCTCGAACTCGTTGACTTTTCGGTTGGAagtccccgatttatggggtaatggtcggcccttaagcttgtttgcataataaatttcgaaatagaggaatttttcttggatataagatatcggtaaagatgaaatttttatattaagtcattatacatatgttcatgttttgtgtcagGGCTCGGCCCAACTATATGatcatggttcgttttgaccatttggctcttacaatattTCCTATCGGAACCCTAttgttatgaagtaactttcCTACATCGAACATCATATAtttgagggtaatgccccccagtattcaaggtcgattgtaaagaggcctcggatactgttaaatttttctaagttagcacgatcgatggttgcctcgttaaaaaccttgccaaaaaacccatttgggataaaaccggtctaagggaaaaagagtacaacgcgtgctttcagacctaaggcttcGTGTTGAATGATCCATCCTTGTTCTTGATTGAACTCCTacaagggttagtttcgaaatataaatgaaaatgggagggtcgtaccttagtagtagtatcgttttaggtgtgaCAGGCTCCAATTTcttggtagttgtttgccgtttataataccgagTTTGTAGGATTCTTTACCGACGTTTTCAAGTacttgatacggtccttcccagttcggacccagtttttctttgtttggatttcgggtgctgagggtgactttccttatcactaagtccccgattttaaaatggcATAGATTGGTtcttcggttgtagtatctttcgatccgctgCTTTTGGGCTCCCAATTGGACGAGGgaagcttctcgtttttcatccaataattcgaggctagtattcatagcctcatgatttgattcttctgttgtatatcgaaacctggcactgggttccccgactttgactggaatcaaggcttcggagccatatactaaggagaacggggttgctcCCGTACTGGATTTttatgttgttcgatatgcccaaagaacttcgggtaggatttctctccattttcccttagtgtcgttcaaccttttctttaggttttgaatgatagtgtTGTTCATCGATTTGGCATGTCCGTTCCTACTAGGGTGATACGGTgtcgataatatcctttttattttatggtcttcaaggaatttcgtcactttgctacCGATAAATTATTTCCCATCGTCACACACTATTTcagcgggtatcccaaatcgacatacgatatgatcctagatgaagtctataacctctttctcccttactttctcgaacgcctgtgcttcaatcCATTTAGAggaatagtcagtcataaataaaatgaacttagctttacctggggccgatggcagagggccgacgatatccattccccatttcattaATGGCCATAGGtataggaccgagtgaagttgctctccgggccgatagatcatcggtgcaaacctttgacatttgtcacattttcgaacaaactcctttgcatctttgtccatatcgatccaataatatcctgctctgattatttttcggactaatgaatcggcaccagaatgatttccacaagtaccctcgtgaatctcacgtaggatgtagtTGGTGTCTCCTGGACTTaaacatactgccaatggtctatcgaatgtccttcggtataatgttccatctgcaGTCAATGTGAaccgagcagctttggttcgcagggccctcgaatatttagggtccgatgggagttttccgttcTCCAAGTATTAAATATACTTATtactccaatcccaagttaagcttgtagaatttatctctgcatggccttcttcgatcacggacctcgagagttgaacgacagtccccaagctgatctcatcttcctcgactgatgatcccaaatttgcaagtgcatcagcctcattGTTTTGTTCTTGAGGTATATGCTGTAAAGTCAATtctttgaaacggtgcaaagttacttgtagtttgtccaaatacctttgcattctatcatctcaaactttgaaggttttgtttatttgatttaccaccagtaaacagtcacacttggcttcaatgactacTGCTCCCAAGCATTTAGCtaactcgagacctgcaatcatggcctcatactcaacctcgttgttagtcaacctcgtagttttgatagatttcctaatagtgctacccgtaggcggctttaaaatgatgcctagcccggaccccttcacgttcgaagccccgtctgtgaaaagggtccatacccccgatgatgtacctgatttcaacaagagttccttttcgacttcgggtacgaggatTGGCATGAAAtaggccacgaagtccgctaaaatttgagacttgatgtcCATCTAGGGTTGATATTCGacatcgtacccactgagttcgacggcccatttggccaatcagcctaatagttcgggcttgtgtaaaatattacgatgtgggtaagtggttaatacgcatatggggtaacattgaaagtatggtcttaactttctataGGCGCTTATcggtgcaagtgccaatttctctaagtgtgggtatctagtttctgcttctcctaaggtttgacttacataataaacggaaaattgcgtaccttgctcttcacGAACTAGGACACCACGTACCGCAatttctgatactgccaagtacaagcaaaggttcttgtctgcctttggagtgtgcagcagcagtgggctcgataggtatcatttcaattcctctaatgcatgttggcattccgggttCCACGCGAAatcgtttttctttttgagcagagagaaaaatctgtgacttcgatccgacgaccttgaaatgaatcggcctaaggcagcaatccatcccgttagcctctgcacggcttttacactgtccacaACGGTGATGTTTTTGAtgaccttgattttatcggggttgatctcgatccctcgattcgataccatgaagccaagaaaCGTGCCCGAACTGACctcgaaagcacatttctcggggttgagcttcatgttgtttttctttaaaatctcgaatgtttcctgcaaatgagctacatggtcctctgcgcgcagggacttaactaacatgccatcaatataaacttccattgatttacctatttgttcctcgaacattttatttactaggcgttggtaagtagatcctgcattttttagcccgaagggcattacattataacaataggttccatacttggtgataaacgaagtcttttctcggtcctccgggttcatttggatttgattgtacccggaataggcatcgagaaaagtaaggatctcgtggccggccgtggcatcgatcatgcgatcgatgttaggcagtggaaaagaatcttcgGGGCATGgcttgtttaaatccttgtaatctacacacattctaagtttgttccctttcttatggactacaactacattagctaaccattcggggtatttcacctcccgaatagaccctattttaagaagtttagttacctcgccctttatgaatgcgtgctttaacTCAGAccggggtcttctcttttgcttcaccggtttgaacctacaGTCTAGGCTTAGCTAATGCGACGTTATATCCAGTGGGATCCCTgctatatctaaatgggaccaagcaaaaaaatctatgttatcgataatgaaattgaataagccttttcctgagttcgggggttaatctcgttcccaggtatacctttcgttcgggaaAATGCTCGATTAGTATGATTTGCTCCAGCTCTTCAATCATTGATTGGGTAGCGTCAGAATCATTGGggaccacgaaggatcgagggatcctttgatcatcatcctcGTTAGTCTTCTGATTTTCTAGTTGGGTCGAAGCTGacatttgtgattgctatttggcatccCGTTCCCCTTTTGAGCCCGACCCCTTTATTGACGAAAGTGAGGATATCGGAATTGCTTCTTCAACGGCAAACATTTCTCTCGCGGCCGGTTGTCTTTGTACATTATTTTGACTCCCTCCGATGTTAGGAATTTAAGAACCTGGtggagggtcgaaggtacaactctcatattgtagatccatggccttccaaatagggcattgtacctcatgtcgccttcgattacgtggaacttcgtttcctTAATGGTCCCGGCCCCATTTATcggcagaattatctcgcctttggtggtttcacatgccatattgaatctgttTAGAACCAGGGTCGCAGGTACGACTTGATCCGGTAGACCGAGCTGTTCTACAACcttcgatctaataatgttagcCGAACTACCCGGaccaattaacacacgcttaactttagttttattcataagtacggatattaccagtgcatcgttgtgaggttgcatgactccttctgcatcttcatcattaaaggacaaggttcctatgggtgcgtaatcccAAGTTCGAGATCAATTTTCTCTAATAACTaatgtcttagtgcgtttaagcaccggcccctgaggggtatcgacgccaccgatgatcatgtggatgatgtgctgTGGTTCTTCCTGTTCATTTTGTTTACCAAAATCCCTGTTTTGAAATAGTTTTTGGCCCtgtcgcttaaaaattctcgaaggtgcccctTATTGAATAACCGGACTACCTCCtttcttagttgcctgcaatcttccattttgtggccatgagtgccatgatattcgcacatttgattggggttCCTCTGGGGAGGATCGGTCtacatgggtcgaggccatttagtatatttgatgcgtccgatagccgacacgatggcggatgcatcgatgctaaaattatactccgataaccgTGGTACTTCCTTAGGTCTGGTAGGCCCGTCAAACCCATTTCTGTTCACCATCCCCCaagacccttgacctcgatcactccTTTTATTGCCTTGTCCAGGTTTACATCTCGATTGATTGATCTTGTGGTTTCCACTATATGGTCGGTATCGGTCCCTTATCGGATTGACATCACTTCTAGCAGCGGGTTCAAAACCCAATTGATCGTCTTCAACTTTCGACCGGTACCGATtgtgcacgtcggcccaagtaatagctgggtactcgatcaggttatgcttcaaccgTCGTGAAGCCGTCGAACTTCATTCGTTCAacccttgagtgaaagcctgaacagcccAACAGTCTGTGACTGGttgcagatccattcgttccattggaaaacgagatacgaactcccttagcatctcgttatacttttgtcttaccttgaacagttccgacttcctggtctcgacttttatggccccggcgtttgcttttacgaaggaatctgcaagcatagcaaatgaatcgatataattagatggtaaattatgataccatatcattgctccctttgacagggttttaccgaatttcttcaataatacggattcgatttcatcgtcctcTAGGTAGTTCCCTTTAATGACACATgtataagaggtgacatgttcgttggggtcggtagttccgttatatttaggaatctcgggcatgcaaaatttctttgggatcggtttaggagccgcgcttggggggaaaggattttgtacgaattttttggaatctaagctcttcaatatcggtggtgaccccgggatctgatcaatcctggagttatatgtctccacctttttatcgtttgcctcgatcctcctttctcctgattctattcgtttggtcagttcttcgaacatcttagcaatttcgggattagtccccgattgtTGCTCATTTGACTTTATTAAAGCCggttccgttctgtgggtgacttctcAGGGCggactgggctccggcctgctcggtACCTGAgtttgactctgcaactgagctatcgctacctgttgagcttgcaacatttcgaaaatcatatgcAAGCTGATTCTGTTTTCCTCAACATTATGGGTTtttcgagctgcagatcgagtgccaccatgaatgttattttcaggttcaaaatgtaggttcgcctcaatggccacatgcaaATTAACGTCTAATGGCACTTCGACTCGATCTCCAACTGCGTCGACGAGCGGCATTCCGACCCTGGGcatcaagttgttgttctcaccttgaaggccagcttcgttgtcgataggtaataCCATTTAATTTAGAGAGCTcgtcgttgctaatccgaaatcaaagGCACTTCCGAAAATAAGCATAAAATGGtgtgtttttgcagattcgtatcaaataatggatagagttaaatttttacgtagttctaagggtatatGGTATAACTTGTCACAAATCGTAAGAATGAATAGAGATATCGAGTGTTGACtgtagaaaatgaaaaataagcaaaattggaaagaagatgatttatggattaagcaagatgaatcaatctatgaagctaaaaaGGGATAATTCTTCAATATGGGAGTGTATGATATCTCAGTTACAATGTATGTGAACTTGcccttacagaaataataaccatcccctttatagtagagggatcctactttagatataattaaaaatacatagtgggagacccatgataaatcagtttttccataattcctgccatgattctctcctctagtgcggttgcaacggctcttgtctatgagctcgttATTTCTCGAGCTTGATATCGagtcgagctctcgatcttgactcgagctcgattctgactcgtagccttgtattgattcggggtcagtgtTGGTCGATCTCTGCCTCATAAGCTGGATAACTCCACttcgcatcatagttcgatttggaatcgagctcgataatgataacgagctcgacattgatcggtccctAGGGCTCGAAGCTTGATGACCTGACTTCGGACCTCAACCTGATATTATGAAGACGCTCTTCGATCCAAAGCATTATTATTTCGACCAGTTCGTACGAAGGACTaaccggttttgaccgtatacaaatatCCCAAAAACCGAtgttacaagtgcatgaacatctaCTAAGGTTGTGGTGTTAACTTTGTTTACATACTTTCCAATTGAAATATTTTATACAATAACGTGATCCTACAAAATATGGTATCGATATTGAAAATAATATATCTGTTAATCGATACCTATCTACTTACAAAAAATAAGAGATTGATAATATGCTGTAAATTTAGCAATTTAAACTGGATACAGAATTATCGATGCGAgtgaaaataaataatatgaAAAATTCTAATAATACGACATGGCAAGCCTTTGTCATAACTAGCATAATTTAGTGAACAAGCCACCTTttacaacaatataattaaaatcTTCGGGAAAAAAAGTTGTCAAAATTTAGGTGCTAATTCATCAAATTTGAAACAATAAATCGTCTCTATAATTTTAACCCTCTTGGGATTGAAGTTAAGGATTCCTTGTAAACTTTAACACTCAAACTTCCAGGAAAACCATTTAATTTGAGTTCCTTTACTTCATCGGAATTAAGATTATAGGAAATCAAAAGTCCGCTTTTGCTTTCAAACAGCAataaattattcttccaaacatctAACGGAGATTCAATAGGAGGAGGCCTAATTGTGTCTTTCAAAATCCAAGACTCGCTTACACCGTACTCCTTCATCACCCAAATGTGCGTTAGTTCTTGTATTTGATCAATAGATATTGGGTTCGGGTAACAAATCAATGTTAGAGACTCACTTAAGATTACAAGACCACAATATTGCTCGTTGTCAAAAATAAAAGTATGGGGCATTTTCATATTACGAAAAGTCTCAGTGCACACGTCAAAACAAAGAATCACCATAGACAAATCTATAGTTGCAAACCAATGAACCGCTTCCTTGTAAAATGTCTCAGCACAAGGCACCCAATAAATCAATGGCAACTGTTCATAATCCAGTTCTCTCCAAGAATCAATGCTCAAATCATACATATCAACTTTACTCTCTTTAGGACCAGGATAATCATTAGGAGGATCCCAAAACACTTCAGAAAGCCTAACAACCTTATAGTCATTCGCAATCGAGTCAAACCCAAGCCCAAACTCTTCAACAGAACGATGGAAACCTTTGGGACAACCAAAAGGGCTAGGTGGGAGCAATCTGAAATTTCTAGTAGCCGGATTAATTAAGATGATGGTAATGGAATCTGTCAAAGCAATCAAACCATTACAAGGACCGATGAGTGGGAAAAAAGTACAACTACAATTGGAGGTCATATATGACACGTCTATATCTGGAAAAAGAGGGTTAAGAGCATCATTATGACCAGAAAGAAAAGACAATACATTTTTAAATTCTTCTGGTTCTTCTTTGATGGAGTACTTGAACAGAATGAATTCGTCTTCTATGGTTGTTATGCGGTTGAGATGAAGATTTATAAAAGTGGCGGATTGTATGAAATTGTACCAAGCTTTAGATATGCCTTTGAATCGCATGAGAGATTTCACCGGACATCTTAATAGTATATAGAACACTAAGTCTTCGGGCAATTTCATTATACTTCCATTAACCATCCTTTATTCTCGAGGATGCACTATGGATTGCACCCTTCTGAATGGTGATTTCTAACTAATAAGAGCTTTAGCACCTCGAAAGAGGATTTTCCGTCTCATTTTTACTGGACCGAAGAGTTTATACAGGATTTCGGTTCTCTAACGAACAACTTTGAACATCAGATTTTGTGGTTCATGAGTGTTCTCCAGCGCAAAAATATACGACTCAGAAGGAGCTACCAAAGGCCCGTTAACTACATCAGGTTCATTTGTCTACCTTATACTTCTCTCTTCTAGTTTAAGTGAACTTATTTACTTTTTACTCTGTATTAAAAAAATGACAACTCTCTAAATAAGGAAAGAACTTAATTTAAACTGTGGCAATTTGAGCCCTAACCCATTTGACCCACCCAACCCACCTAAGGTTGGCCGATCGTTGACCTGCCTATTTGTTGATCTCAGTCCATCTTGACCCAGTATATCTCAGTCCATCTAAAGTTGGACAgattttagcccaaattgatgCATGAATTACTTTGCTAAAAtatcttaaattttttattttggtttgatatgttatttatgactataacaaaagaaaaattatattatttgataattaaacaattCATAAGAAAACAACACACATTACTTAAAGCTTGATAAGAGTTGAGCGGGTTTGGCTATGAcccaaattttaacttttcttgaCCCAACTCATCTCAACTCAAGTAACTTTTGGGCGGGTCATTATTGACTCAGCCCATTCTAACTTGTCCAAAATCAGCCTAACTAGCCCTTTTGATACCCATAATCTAAATTTTTAATTCGTCCTCAACGAGAAtcttttataaccacataaatattatgacatatttaataccacaagtttcaaaagaatTATAGCCACATAAATATTATGGCTTGTTTGGGCtcaaaaattttaaaagtcttcgtttctttcttaaactcggtGATCAATCAAATAAACTCGCATAAATTAAAACAGATGAAGTATATTACAATAAAACTCCTCTAATATAATTACGCCATAAaatgttatttttcttgttttttaaCTGAATCAGCAATATATCAAAATGGATTCTTGTCAATTTACTTTTTACTTAAAATACGACTTCATCACAAAATACTTTTATAAAATTTCAATGGATACATTGCAtggatttatatttaaaatatttgactTTAATTGAATTTAATACTGGGGAAAGGGTTAAATTTGTCCCTTTTTTATTATGAGAAATATCAATCTTACCCTCTATTATACTTTCAGTAACAATATATCCCTGATATTATTCAAGTAGTTCAAATATACACCTCTTTCGTTAGAGCTATCGAGGTGGAAACCATCTCATGTGGCATTGACGTTCTAGTAAAGTGGGACATCACGTGACATGTTACCTaacgtaaaaattgcatggggcgccctatttggtcgcccccttttaacttatacccgttttatttttccgtttgcatccgtacccattttttggttaaaagtgttttaaaaaaatgattttgCCCTTCAGGACtattgacaaaactgtagactcaAGACAacacttcagcatgttttggcatgaaattttagcaaatgaactaaataaattaagcatgtttagtctgaaattttagcaaatgaattaaataacttaagcatgataagtctgaagttttagcaaatgaactaaataacttaagcatatttagtctgaaattttagcacatgaactaaataacttcagcatgcattagcaaaaactcattagaaaattacatattgcaagacaaaaacttaagcatatttagtctgaagttttcgcaaatgaactaaataatttcagcatgtttaaactaaagttttagcaaatgaactaaataacttcagcatgtgttagtctgaaattttaacaaacgaactaaataacttaagcatgtttagtctgaaattttagcaaatgaactaaagaacttaagcatgtttagtctgaaattttagcaaatgaactaaataacttcagcatgcattagcaaaaactcattagaaaattacatattgcaagataaaaacttaagcatgtttagtctgaaattttcgcaaatgaactaaataacttcagcatgtttaaactgatattttagcaaatgaactaaataacttcagcatgtttagtctaaaattttagcaaataaactaaataacttcagcatatttagACTGAAGTTTTGGATAAAACTCATAACAAAACTGTTGACTGCAggataaataacttcaacatgcattagcatgaagttttagcttcaatgtaAAACAACTTCAGCTGCTACTGTAATTGGCTGGAGTTTTACACCATCTCACGTGCTAATGAATAACTCCTGGTATTGTAAAACAACGTCATCTCCAAACGTTAGCATGCTGCTACGTTTATCAGGGCTTGTTTTACAGTATGCTAATGCGAATGAGGTCATCTCCAAAGTAGCATGCTAATGCTAATAATATCAGGGGTATAATTATCATATtattacgaattttttgtcaactggctaccaaatcaataatttttaaaaatg
It encodes the following:
- the LOC107815758 gene encoding F-box protein CPR1-like; translated protein: MVNGSIMKLPEDLVFYILLRCPVKSLMRFKGISKAWYNFIQSATFINLHLNRITTIEDEFILFKYSIKEEPEEFKNVLSFLSGHNDALNPLFPDIDVSYMTSNCSCTFFPLIGPCNGLIALTDSITIILINPATRNFRLLPPSPFGCPKGFHRSVEEFGLGFDSIANDYKVVRLSEVFWDPPNDYPGPKESKVDMYDLSIDSWRELDYEQLPLIYWVPCAETFYKEAVHWFATIDLSMVILCFDVCTETFRNMKMPHTFIFDNEQYCGLVILSESLTLICYPNPISIDQIQELTHIWVMKEYGVSESWILKDTIRPPPIESPLDVWKNNLLLFESKSGLLISYNLNSDEVKELKLNGFPGSLSVKVYKESLTSIPRGLKL